The nucleotide window TTTACTATTAGTAGTAAGTTTTCTATGATTTATCAAGACTATTCCGGTGAAGAAAATTCAGCCTTAGGTTACGAAATGCTTGATGCCTTATCTGTGGGGCAAAACTTCAAATGGAATATAAGTTTGATTCAAACTTTATTCAATGGTCTTCAACTAAAAGTAAATTATGATTGGAGAAAATCAAACGATAATAAATCTGTACATATTGGTAGTATGAATCTCACAGCACTTTTTTAGAATTAGCAGAAAAAGTAGAACGTATTTAGTAACTTGCAAATGAAATCAAGACGATTCTCAAACTTTACTAATTAATTTTCATCAAGTTACTCTAAACACATGCAAACTTCAGAACACAAAAAAGTATGGTTAGCTATTTACACCAAACCTAGAGCAGAAAAAAAGGTTGCTGACCGACTAGAAAAAAATGGATTCGAAGTGTATTGCCCTACCTACACAACCATTCGTCAATGGAGCGACCGTAAAAAGAAAGTCGTCATCCCTGCAATCCCCTCCTATTGCTTTATTAAGATTGAAGAACATAAACGTTGGGATGCGTTAAAAGATCCTGGTGCTGTAAGGTATATTTTTTGGCAAGGGAAACCTGCAGTTATTAAAGAACAGCAAATACTAGCTTTTAAGCGATTTATGGGAGAGATCGGTGAAAATGAAGAAATATTTAGTTCTCCATTAAGTGAAGGAGATAAAGTACTTATTCGTTCTGGTTCATTTACCGGAATAGAAGCTGATATTCTTAAAATCAGAAAAACAGAGGTTCAATTAATATTACCAGAATTAGAGTTAAAATTGGTATGTCAAAGAAAAGACATTGACAAAATTGGATAATAGGGTTAATATGGATTTTAAAACACATCTTTCAAAAGGGGCACAAACTCCATCTATTTATTGAGTTCAACAACAATCAAACTCCAAAATTACTTTTGCATGCTACAGAATCAATATATAGTAATATTTACACATATTATACAATCAACTTATTTTCAATCATTTACAAATACGAGTAAAAATAATACTCATTGATAATTGTGTAAAATTTTTACTCATTACATCTTTGTAAGGCAAAGAAAGATGTAGCAGTCATAAAATTAATATTGTGACTGACGTGGCGAAGCCATGTTTAATAGAATATATCATCAATATAAATCACTTCATATCTTTCTTCATTCCCCTTTTCAAAGTATTTACAAAAAACATAGAATTTAGAAGTATACTCTACCTTCTATATACTAGAATCAATATTATCGTGCTAGACGCATTAATTACATCCAAAACTCGTCTCAAGCTTCTTTTAAAGTTTTTTCTGAACCCAGCAAACACCTCCTACCTAAGAGGTCTTGCCTCTGAATTCTCAGAATCAACAAATGCCGTTCGTGTTGAACTGAACCGATTAGAAGAAGCTAATATGTTAGAATCTTTCTTTGAAGGAAATAAGAAGTTTTTTAAAGTAAACACTCAACATCCATTATTTGGAGATATCCAAGCGATAATGTTAAAG belongs to Flammeovirga agarivorans and includes:
- a CDS encoding UpxY family transcription antiterminator, which gives rise to MQTSEHKKVWLAIYTKPRAEKKVADRLEKNGFEVYCPTYTTIRQWSDRKKKVVIPAIPSYCFIKIEEHKRWDALKDPGAVRYIFWQGKPAVIKEQQILAFKRFMGEIGENEEIFSSPLSEGDKVLIRSGSFTGIEADILKIRKTEVQLILPELELKLVCQRKDIDKIG